A genome region from Dreissena polymorpha isolate Duluth1 chromosome 16, UMN_Dpol_1.0, whole genome shotgun sequence includes the following:
- the LOC127862060 gene encoding uncharacterized protein LOC127862060: MDEFSENVMDNDEDCDVPATQIIDGHILKDVVAYAEVRTGNDNRSESVRRELEQLGATVVRKFEDNVTHVVFKEGSKRTLNKATKKGVHLVSVLWVENCKLNQERVSERMYPAVVPHLKGTPLLMTKLKKAKSMQPLDFEEELANSTERLKRKRKKLEAISKYLSSQDQTPSSARRSNVLVMDTQPRSSEEGFVLTPIRLTIPDTPPSMREKLKKLKLAKQVESGAMFEADIDAETEERQAYLKQLQKNLFFEDPVRDSSIDKDIMQLAENITSTLNDSITSSPGSFEHSSGHSRNSQEINRVAKPRVDYNFMQSENPFSDNIVKHGIGKKKSIDKNIESNDDEVLTIVREKMTTNANGEDRAVKDFSDISPIIPIAGEAGNYSKGRMSSTQIDKKSEPPVSIEGNVSKSEAERHCNAYMSSECAVTESAELSKEKLRRAPRRKSMMETKDKLPDSHAKIKSKNKQQSVEFDDSLERKQNETGVDKGKNDIEIIEIPSKINRRRSTRRMSIKQVVDELDETNLVTASQVDNVDLEPQNNKVAPKPGKSDASKDHKDMSSKADDKLEVDINQTLDVKTKTTTTGKRLISNRSKSSSDLTLETTKKPIKERRSIAVVNSQKVNKDIEAHLTGGPDVSKPGKKTMKRKLMSLTDLNDQHSVLVEPTKCSEVERPQLVPSQGKKGVTKNTKNETKDLNAKRINVSEDLESVANGKTQANRQSKVVSNNIVDKKGKKYEEKTVSISKKQRYTKSMDDVDYGSAKGAKSTNPPRENTSKKKKTLVNDTYIEGDTTSCERNILKPSQITQIQDITTQLNLTKENSLVCSIRETTLSMSMSRAYTDSNMPSVLQPGRKSVNEFNLTKERTKTKGRKQSASKTASESGSNQTSSESDSSGRRGKLNSSGSRKNIRPSIVMTSLHSHEQDVVISVVKKLGGFVISENVNETTTHVICGQPRRTLNVLQCLARGIWLVTKEWVLRSLDKSCWIAEEEFEAHQFFPTCKVSRLERERTSEFYRQTLFSSTGQVYISGRASPPRQQLVQLIKLCGGQVTGQRDKANLYVGGDFHPGLTCVKTSWILDCITAHKLLPLDQYALDRPKRESSPVY, translated from the exons atgttGTGGCATATGCAGAGGTGCGGACTGGCAATGACAACCGCTCGGAGTCTGTACGGCGGGAGCTTGAACAACTGGGGGCAACTGTGGTGCGGAAATTTGAGGACAACGTGACCCATGTTGTGTTTAAGGAAGGAAGTAAGAGGACCCTAAACAAGGCCACGAAAAAAGGCGTTCACCTAGTGTCTGTCCTTTGGGTGGAAAA TTGCAAGTTGAACCAGGAGAGGGTCTCAGAGAGGATGTATCCTGCAGTGGTTCCTCACCTGAAGGGGACGCCACTCCTCATGACCAAACTCAAG AAGGCTAAGTCAATGCAGCCTCTGGACTTTGAGGAGGAGCTGGCCAACAGCACGGAGCGCTTAAAGCGTAAACGTAAGAAGTTGGAGGCCATCAGTAAGTACCTGTCCTCCCAGGACCAGACACCCTCCAGTGCACGGAGGTCAAACGTGCTCGTCATGGACACCCAGCCCAGGTCATCG GAGGAAGGGTTTGTGCTCACCCCTATACGGCTCACTATACCTGACACGCCCCCCAGTATGAGAGAGAAGCTCAAGAAACTGAAACTGGCCAAACAAG TTGAAAGTGGGGCTATGTTTGAAGCTGATATTGATGCAGAGACAGAGGAGAGACAGGCCTACCTTAAACAGCTCCAGAAAAATCTCTTCT TTGAAGATCCAGTCAGAGATAGTTCAATTGATAAAGATATCATGCAGCTGGCTGAGAACATCACCTCCACACTTAATGACAGTATTACATCTAGTCCAGGCAGCTTTGAACACTCAAGTGGACACTCCAGGAACTCTCAGGAAATAAACCGCGTCGCAAAGCCAAGAGTAGATTATAATTTTATGCAATCAGAAAACCCATTTTCAGACAATATTGTGAAACATGGTATAGGTAAGAAAAAAAGCATTGACAAAAATATTGAAAGCAATGATGATGAAGTTCTCACAATTGTAAGAGAAAAAATGACTACCAATGCAAATGGAGAAGATAGAGCAGTAAAAGATTTTTCAGATATTTCTCCCATTATCCCAATAGCTGGTGAAGCGGGAAATTATTCTAAAGGGAGAATGTCTAGTACACAAATTGATAAAAAATCTGAACCACCCGTTAGCATCGAGGGAAACGTGAGCAAAAGTGAAGCAGAAAGGCATTGTAATGCTTACATGTCCTCAGAATGTGCAGTTACTGAATCAGCTGAACTTTCAAAGGAAAAGCTCAGGAGAGCACCTAGAAGAAAGTCAATGATGGAAACAAAAGACAAGTTACCAGATTCACATGCGAAgataaaatctaaaaataaacaGCAGTCTGTTGAATTTGATGATAGTTTAGAACGTAAACAAAATGAAACGGGGGTTGATAAAGGTAAAAATGATATAGAAATCATAGAAATCCCTTCCAAGATAAACAGAAGGCGGTCAACACGAAGAATGTCCATAAAACAGGTTGTTGATGAATTGGATGAGACTAATTTGGTAACAGCTAGTCAGGTTGATAATGTAGACCTTGAACCACAGAACAACAAAGTTGCACCAAAACCTGGTAAAAGCGATGCATCTAAAGACCACAAGGATATGTCATCCAAAGCTGATGATAAACTGGAGGTTGACATTAATCAAACTCtagatgttaaaacaaaaacaacaactactggGAAAAGATTGATAAGCAATAGATCAAAATCATCTTCTGATCTTACATTGGAGACAACAAAGAAACCAATTAAAGAAAGGCGAAGTATAGCTGTTGTTAATTCACAGAAAGTAAATAAGGATATCGAAGCTCATCTAACTGGGGGTCCTGATGTGTCGAAACCTGGTAAAAAGACAATGAAAAGAAAGTTGATGTCTTTGACTGATCTAAATGATCAGCATTCAGTTCTGGTGGAGCCGACAAAGTGTTCAGAAGTTGAAAGGCCGCAGTTGGTGCCAAGTCAGGGAAAAAAGGGTGTtaccaaaaatacaaaaaatgagaCAAAAGACCTAAATGCTAAACGAATCAATGTAAGTGAAGATCTTGAGAGTGTTGCAAATGGAAAAACCCAAGCAAATAGGCAGTCTAAAGTTGTATCTAACAATATTGTTGATAAAAAAGGTAAGAAATATGAAGAAAAGACTGTTAgtatttcaaaaaaacaaagatataCCAAAAGTATGGATGATGTTGACTATGGGTCTGCGAAAGGAGCAAAAAGCACAAATCCCCCAAGGGAAAACACctcgaaaaaaaagaaaactcttgtTAATGATACCTACATTGAGGGTGATACAACTTCTTGTGAAAGGAATATTCTCAAACCTAGTCAGATAACACAAATTCAGGACATTACAACACAGTTGAATCTCACGAAGGAGAATAGTCTTGTTTGTTCAATCCGTGAGACAACACTGTCTATGTCCATGTCACGCGCCTATACTGACTCTAACATGCCCTCTGTCCTTCAGCCGGGTCGTAAAAGCgttaatgaatttaatttaacGAAAGAAAGGACGAAAACCAAGGGAAGAAAACAGAGTGCCTCTAAAACTGCCTCTGAGTCTGGGTCAAACCAGACTTCCTCGGAATCAGACTCTAGTGGGAGAAGGGGCAAACTAAACAGTTCTGGCAGCAGAAAAAATATACGACCTTCCATTGTTATGACAAGTCTACATTCACA TGAGCAAGATGTGGTGATATCAGTGGTCAAGAAGCTTGGAGGGTTTGTCATCTCTGAGAACGTCAACGAGACAACCACCCATGTGATCTGCGGGCAGCCGCGTAGAACACTCAATGTGCTGCAGTGTCTGGCTAGAGGGATATGGCTTGTCACCAAGGAATGG GTGTTGAGGTCACTGGATAAAAGCTGCTGGATAGCGGAGGAGGAATTTGAGGCCCATCAATTCTTTCCAACTTGCAAG GTGTCTCGTCTAGAGCGAGAGAGGACGTCTGAGTTCTATCGGCAGACGTTATTCTCCAGCACGGGCCAGGTGTACATATCTGGGCGGGCCTCTCCTCCCAGGCAGCAACTGGTACAGCTGATCAAGCTTTGTGGAGGACAG GTGACGGGACAAAGGGACAAAGCCAACCTGTATGTGGGTGGTGACTTTCATCCGGGTCTAACCTGTGTCAAGACAAGCTGGATATTAG ACTGTATCACTGCTCACAAGTTACTGCCCTTGGACCAGTACGCCCTTGACAGACCTAAACGGGAAAGCAGTCCGGTTTACTGA
- the LOC127862055 gene encoding uncharacterized protein LOC127862055: MLSNRAVFALILAVAYTYGATVFPTFTTHHVTHHTTHAHGNHTTHAHGNHTTHAQHMTTEHNEKESWSFVYEATTHQMVMHRLHTCYIFTLTPEQQKSVHTNHGILDLEIQLIGMLSTGTQTNVTANSVDPHLKRACGASIFKYIVVS, from the exons ATGTTGTCAAACAGAGCTGTCTTTGCGCTGATCCTCGCTGTGGCGTACACTTAC GGCGCGACTGTGTTCCCAACTTTCACGACTCATCACGTTACCCATCATACAACGCATGCGCACGGCAATCATACTACGCATGCGCACGGAAATCACACTACGCATGCGCAGCACATGACAACGGAACACAACGAAAAAGAGTCATGGTCATTCGTTTACGAGGCCACTACG CATCAAATGGTGATGCATCGGTTACATACCTGCTACATCTTCACATTGACGCCCGAACAACAGAAGAGCGTACACACTAATCATGGTATTCTGGATCTAGAG ATCCAGCTTATAGGCATGTTGTCAACTGGGACGCAGACCAACGTGACTGCGAACAGCGTTGACCCTCACCTGAAGAGAGCTTGTGGAGCAAGCATCTTCAAATACATTGTGGTCTCGTAA